In Mixophyes fleayi isolate aMixFle1 chromosome 11, aMixFle1.hap1, whole genome shotgun sequence, one DNA window encodes the following:
- the LOC142107411 gene encoding fish-egg lectin-like, whose protein sequence is MLHTLALFLLCAGAAADLQCTVIPGNLKQVDAGAGEVYGVNNDDNIYHWVNNGWIQMPGKLSHVTVGPAGVWGVNSGNNIYKWQDNNWVLVTGLLKQVDAGGDKFLSGANAQDLIYCLNQDQTLSRATGLNYINLEGRLKYYSGGPYGCWGVNSANNIYYRYGVTPTACQGNRWQQIEGSLVMVEVGTDGSVFGVNSAGDVYYREGISAKNPIGSSWTKLDFCGTFRHVSYDAGDLWLLTQKGDIFKCKVNGSVNPNL, encoded by the exons ATGCTGCATACCCTCGCTCTATTCCTGCTGTGTGCAGGAGCGGCTGCAG ATCTTCAATGTACAGTGATTCCTGGGAATCTGAAGCAGGTGGATGCTGGTGCCGGGGAAGTGTATGGTGTGAATAATGATGACAATATTTACCACTGGGTGAATAATGGCTGGATTCAAATGCCAGGGAAGCTCAGCCATGTGACGGTCGGCCCAGCCGGTGTTTGGGGGGTCAACAGTGGGAACAACATCTATAAGTGGCAAGATAACAATTGGGTGCTTGTGACAG GTCTTCTGAAACAGGTGGATGCTGGAGGGGATAAGTTCCTGTCTGGTGCAAATGCACAGGATTTAATTTACTGCCTGAACCAGGACCAAACACTTTCCAGGGCTACAGGCCTAAACTACATCAACTTAGAAGGGAGGCTGAAATATTACAGCGGTGGTCCTTATGGCTGTTGGGGTGTgaacagcgccaacaatatataTTACCGCTACGGTGTGACCCCCACAGCCTGCCAGGGAAATCGATGGCAGCAGATAGAGGGCAGTCTGGTGATGGTGGAGGTTGGCACCGATGGTTCCGTGTTTGGTGTGAATTCCGCAGGCGATGTGTACTACAG GGAGGGCATCTCTGCTAAGAACCCTATCGGATCATCATGGACTAAATTGGATTTTTGTGGCACATTCAGACACGTATCATATGACGCTGGAGACCTGTGGCTTCTCACACAGAAAGGAGACATCTTTAAATGTAAAGTCAATGGCTCGGTCAACCCAAACCTTTGA